The window ATGACACCAAGAAAAAACAAACTCTTTCTGAGCTGATCAGCAACGGAAATAAATTTGGGTTTAACAGCAGCGCTTTCGATAACTTCAATGAAGTCTTGTCTAAACATTACTCTTCACTGACTCTGAAAGAATATGAAAAAGTAAAAGCCCTTCAGATCTCAGAATTCATGAACAATGAAAATGGTTTTTATACGGTCTCGAATGTGGTAAAAGTAGACGAGAATAAAAGAGACGCTTTCATTAAAGATATTGAAAAGAAACATGACGCGATTGCCATTGACCGCCAGCAGATGAACGAAAATTTTCTGGGATTACTGAAAAGAGATTTCAACACGCTGATCAATTACTCTCTTTTGGCAATTATTCTGACCATTATTGTATTTTTCAGAAATTTTGAATTAACAGTGCTTACCATGTTTCCGATTGTTTTAACCGGAGTGGTGACAGCCGGCATTCTGTATTTCTTAGGATTGGAATTAAATATTTTCAGTACCGTTGTCTGCACCCTGGTATTTGGAGTAGGAGACGATTTCAGCATTTTCCTTACACAGGCCATGCAAAAAGAGCATACCACAGGAAAAAATGAATTACCCACCTACAGAACTTCCATTATTCTTGCGGTTTTCACCACGATCCTTTCCATTGGATCCCTGATTTTTGCTAAGCATCCGGCACTCCATTCTTTAGCGTTAGTGGCCCTGATAGGAATGTTCTCCGTAATCATCATTACCTCTACCCTATATCCTTTCTGGTTCAGGTTATTCATCACCAACCGGGCAAAAAAAGGACTTTCCCCTATCACTTTGAGACTATTCCTTAATTCCGTCTTATCATTTTTATATTATGGGCTTGGAGGACTCCTGTTTTCAGCCTTCGGAAGCTTCTTCGTGAAAAATTCTCAGGGGAAAACGCTGAATATGATCAAACTTATTTTAGCCAGATTTTTAACTTCTGTCCTTTATTCTAATCCATTTGTAAAGAAGAAGGTCATTAAAAATACGAATGAAGATTTCAGTAAACCCGCTGTCATCATTGCCAACCATACGTCTTTTCTGGATACATTAGCGATAGCAATGACAACCCATAAAATCATCTATCTTGTGAATGACTGGGTATATGATTCCCCCGTTTTTGGAAAACTGGTAAGAGCACTCGGTTTTTATCCCGTTTCACAGGGAATTGAAAACGGGATGGATCAACTGAAAGAAAAAATTGCCCAGGGATATTCCCTTGTGGTTTTTCCGGAAGCAGAACGTTCCTATACCAATGATGTGAAAAGATTCCATAAAGGAGCTTTTTATCTTGCCGAGCAGTTTGATCTGGATATTCTGCCACTCTACATCCACGGAAATTCCGAAGTACTACCGAAAGGTGATTTCATTATTTATGATGGAAGCATTACCGTAAAAGTAGGAAACAGAATCCGCAAAGACGATATGAGCTTCGGCAAAAACTATTCTGAAAGGACAAAGAAAATCAATGCTTATTTCCGGGAGGAGTTTGCAAAAATGAGAGCGGAGATCGAGGATGAAAATTATTTTAAAAACACATTATTCCTGAGTTACCTGTATAAAGACGGTGATGTGGTAAAAGAAGTAAAAGAAGATTTTAATGCTAATAAATCAGTATATTTCGAGCTTAATAAACACATTCCAAATGATGCCGTCATTCTTCATATGGCAGATGATTTTGGACAGAAAGATGCTTTATTAACGTTATACCAAGCCAGCCGGAAAGTTTTTTCTCTGATAAAAAATGATGAGAAAAGAGCCGCTGCCACCCACAACTACCTGGTCAAAAGAAGAAAGATACACTATATACAAGACCTTTCGGAAGTAAACAAAAAGATTGATGTGCTTCTGGTCTCAGATAATCATTTTACCATGAATGATATGCATGTTTTTCCTGAAAAAATCATTTTTGTCAATACGAAAAATGATTTATCTGAAAATGATAATTATACACTGGAATTCAGTTCTGAATCATTAAAAGTATTTAAAACTAAATAATAAATAGGAAAAACATACTTTTGTAAACGCTAAAGAAAACTAATGAAGAAAAATATACTTGTCATATATTATTCACAAACCGGGCAGCTCGAAGATATTGTGAGAAACATAGCCAAGCCTTTTGAAGCCCGGAAGGATGCTTATGATATTACGTATTACAATATCCGGCTTAAGGAAGACTTTCCTTTTCCATGGCCTGGAGATGTCTTTTTCAATACTTTTCCTGAATCTTATTTACAGATTCCCAAAGAAATCTTACCACCTTCTGAAGAAATTCTGAACAAAAAGTATGACCTTATTCTTTTTGGGTATCAGGTATGGTATCTCACACCATCCATTCCTATTATTTCATTCTTAAAAAGTGACTATGCATCTCGTATCCTTAAAGATACTCCCGTAGTAACCATCTCCGGAACCCGAAATATGTGGATGCTTTCCCAGGAAAAATTAAAGGTTTACCTGAGAGATTTACAGGCTCCGCTTGTAGGGAATATTGCACTGGTAGACAGACACGACAATTACACCAGCGTACTGACCATTCTTCGTTGGCTCACCACAGGGCAGAAAGAAAAGTCAGGATTGCTGCCCGCTGCAGGTGTTTCCGATGAAGAAATCTCAGGATCGGTAAAGTATGGCGAGATTATTGAAAGACATTTTAAGAATAATGACCTTAATAATTTGCAGCCGGATCTTGTGAAAAACGGAGCCATTGAAATCCGGGCGTTTCTGGTACGGGTAGAAAAGGTAGGAAACAAAATTTTTACAGTGTGGTCTAACCTGATTATCAGGAAAAAAGAGAAACGCCCATTGCTGATAAAATTCTTTAAGGTATATTTGATGGCAGCGATATGGATCATCTCCCCTGTCGTTTTGGTTTTACACCTGCTTACCACCCCTATATTTTGGTTTAAAAGACAAAAACAAAAAAGATATTTACAAGGAATTAATTTAAAATAGAATGTACGACGTATTTATAACAAAAGCATCAAAATACTTACCCAATGAGCCGGTAGCGAATGATGAAATGGAGACTTATCTTGGGCTTATCAATGATGCGCCATCTAAAGCAAAATCACTTATCCTGAGAAACAATAAAATCACAACCAGATACTACGCTTTAGACAAAGAAGGAAACCCTACACACTCTAACGCGCAGCTTACTGCAAAAGCTATTGAAGGGCTTTTTGATGATCATTTCAAAAAGGAAGATATGAGGCTATTATCTGTAGGAACTACTTCACCAGACCAGATTCAGCCGTCTCATGCTTCTATGGTGCATGGTGAGCTGAACATCGGAAAATCTATTGAGATTAATACCTCAACCGGACTTTGCAACTCGGGGATGAATGCCCTGAACTATGGATTTCTATCTGTAAAAGCAGGTGTACAGGAAAACGCAGTATGTGCAGGTTCCGAAAGAATGTCTGCATGGATGACTGCTGATAAATTCAACCACGAAGCTGAAAATTTAAAATTACTGGAAGAAAGACCCATTATCGCTTTCAAAAGAGAATTCCTGAGATGGATGCTTTCTGACGGAGCAGGTGCTTTCCTTTTAGAAAACAAACCGAGAGAAAACAGCACCTCCTTAAAAGTAGAATTTATTGATTTCTATTCTTATGCTCACGAAATTGAAGCATGTATGTATGCCGGCTGTGACAAACTGGAAGACGGAAGCCTGAAGTCATGGGCAGACTATCCTTCTGACGAATGGCTGAAGCAATCTATTTTCGCGATCAAGCAGGACACCAAAATCCTCGATAAATACATCCTTGTAAAAGGAGCAGAAAGTTTAAGGTCTTCTTTTGACAAGCACAATCTGGATCCGGAAAAAATTGACCACGTACTGGCTCACATTTCTTCAGGATATTTCAAAGACGGACTGAAAGAAGAGTTTGCTAAAAAAGGAATGGATTTCCCGGCAGAAAAATGGTTCTACAACCTTTCTGAAGTGGGAAATATCGGAGCAGGATCCATATTTATTGCTCTTGAAGAACTGATGAATTCAGGAAAACTGAAAAAAGGAGAAAAAGTACTTCTTTGTGTTCCTGAGAGTGGAAGATTCGCTTACTCTTGTGCTTTATTAACCGTTTGCTAATGGAAAACCAACTGCCTACATCCGATAAAGATTTTGTAGAAAGCCTTATTCCGCAGCGTTTCCCTTTTGTGATGGTTCATGAACTCTCAGAATATTCTGAAAACCATCTCCTATCCGGCTTTGAAATAAAAGAAGACAACCTTTTTATACAGGATGGATTCTTTCAGGCTTCAGGGCTGATTGAGCATCAGGCACAGAGCGTTGCACTGCACACAGGATATAAATATTATCTTCTGGGAAAAGATGCTCCTACAGGATACATTGGGGCCATTAAATCTTTTGAGGCTGAAACACTGCCTAAAACAGGAGATCATCTGAAATCTGAGGTCACCATTCTCAATGAAGTAATGGGCGTAACCCTGGTAGATATCGTTACAAAATTAAACGGTGAAGTGATTGCAAAATCTCAAATGAAAACCGCTGTAAAATAAACTGGAAATGGAAATAAAGGAAGAGAATATCATCAATATACACAACTTTTTACCGCATCGTGAGCCGATGCTGATGGCAGACTATATTCTGGAACTGACCAAAGAAAGAGTAGTGACTTCCTTTGAAATAAAAGAAGACAATATATTTGTTCACAACAATGAATTCGCAGCAGCCGGGCTGATTGAAAACCTGGCACAAACCTGCTCTTCGATTCTTGGACAAAGCTTCTTTGAAAATCCTGAAGCAGATACAAAAGTAATCGGGTTCATTACCAATATCAAGAAGATTGAGATATTTGCCCTTCCCAAAGTGCATGATAAAATCATTTCCAAAGCCTCTCTTATTTCACAGTTTGAGAACATCTGCCACATCTTCTGTGAAACATTTCATCATGATGAATTACTCATAAGAGCAGAGATCAACCTGTTTATTCAGGAAGTAAAGTCGTAAAATTCAATTGAATATACCTATAGAATAGCTGTACTTTTTGTACAGCTATTTTTATTTTAGATTATCCAATTATGATTGCTTAGTGAACATTTGTGCAATCCATTACTGCTATTTGTTTTTAAAATATAAGTTGGGCTAAAGCCATTGGAGATGCCCTTTTTTATAAGTGCGCTACACTCTACGCCTATTGGGTTGATTATAAAATCTTTACAGAAAAATGATTGTTTTTTGTTTATTAACACAGTCACCATCAGCCTAAAAACCAACTGATAATCAACATCCTACAAGCACCAACACCTCATCATAAGATGAATTATTTCACGTGAAACATTGGAGAAATCCGTGAAACTCTGATCATCAGGGAGAAACAGTTTTCAGCAACAAAAAAGCGGAACATTTCTGTACCGCTTTTATCATTTATTTTCAAGAGAAGAATTAATACCCGAAGATCTCTTCAAGAGACACTTCCTGGAATTCTCCCATTTTGTTGATCGATTCCATATTCAGGTTTTCTTTCTTACCGATGATGGCTGTATTGTATTTTACAGGCTTCACTTCAGTATTGTAGAATGTTGTAAGCTGTGGCAATGTCAATCCCTGAATTTCAGCGTACACATCTTTTCTTAAGTCATAGTCAACTCCTAATTTTTTCAGGGCTAACTGATTAAAGAAGATATTGGTTCTGTTGATTCTATTGGAAGCTATCTGTTTTAATGCAGAACCTCTTGCGTTTTCAAACTGTGCCGGAATTTGCGGTAAAGATACCATCAGGTCGTTCATTGCATTGACTGCCAGAGGAAGCTTGTTTGCCTGCGTTCCGATGTAGTTCGTCACATAGTTGGCCTTCCCTTTTTCCGAAGCATTGGCGTAAGAAACATAAGCAGTGTAAGCTAATGATTTACTTTCTCTGATTTCCTGAAAAACAATAGAAGATAATCCTCTTCCGAAATACTCATTGAAAACATTGGTTTTCCCGAAATTACCCAGGTTTACAGTATTGGCTTTTGCAACTTTAGACATTTCCATCTGTACCATGTCATAATTCGTGAAGTATACTTTTCCTTCTGTAACCGGTTCCGCATATTCTTTTGCCTGTGCCGGCTGAAGACTTGTATTGGTGATAAATGGCTTCACTGCTTTTTCCAGACCAGACTGATCCTGTCCGTAAAGAAGAACCTGATAAGGATATTGGTTCAGTGTTTTCACTTTCTTCATCAATTCTACAGCGTCAATGCTCTCCAGACGTTCTTTGGAAACAATGTCCGTCATTCTAGAGTTTTTGCCGTATTTAGCATAGTTGGACAGAGCAGCCATAATTCTCACTTTATCTTTCTTAGCAGCAGCTCTTGATTCCAGGATTGTTTTTACGGTCTGAGCATAAATAGCTTTATCCGCTTTTACATTCGTCATCCAGTGGTTCATCAGTTCCACCCCTTTCTTCATATTGCTTTCCAGACCGCTCAGTGTAATAATCATCTGGTCGTTTGAAGTTCTCAGGCTATAGCTGATTCCCAGTTTAAAGAATTCCTCTTTCAGCTGTTCCGGAGTATATTTATCTGTTCCAAGATATTCAAAAAGAGTTCCTGCAACAGAAAGTTCCTTGTCATTATCTGTTCCGAAAGGAAAAACATAACTGATCTGAGCGATCTCATTATACTTGTTCTTTACGAAACTTACGGTTTTATCTTTAATTTTTGAAGTCTGAATAGCCGTTTTAAAATCAATAAACTCAGGCTTTATTTCAGGTACTTTTGTATTCAGAATATCTTTAAGGAAAGGAGACTGAGCTTCTCTGTTCAGCTTAATCGGGGTAATCCCAGGATTCTGTACACGCACAAGCTTGTCATTCACTCCTTTTTCTTTATAAATAACAACATAATTATCTTTAAAGAAATTGTTGGCAAACTTCACTACATCAGCTTTCGTGATTTTGTCATACTGATTGATCTCATCTAGCTCCTGCTCCCATGTTCTTACATTGATATAGGAGTCATAAAGCTCGGTAGCTAATCCGTCTGCAGTTTCCCAGCTCTTCATACGCTGAACTTTTTTATCATTGACGATGGCTTTCAGCATCCAGTCCGGAAACTGTCCTTTTTTCACAAGATCCAGCTGATCCATCAGAAGTTTTTTAGCCTCATCAAAGCTCTGTCCTTCTTTAGGAGTTACCACCAATCCAAATGTACCGTACATTTTGTAAGGTGACTCATACGCTCCGGCTCCAAGCGTTTTTTGCTTCTGGTTAATATTAAGGTCAATTAATCCTGCATCTCCTCTGTTACTCAAGATTTCAGATACGATGTCTGCTAACCTTGCCTCCTGTGTTCCATAAGAATCGGTTCTCCATGCAATGGTCATTCTTGGCGTAGTCGGGCTCTTTACAGTTCTCGTAACAATGCTGGTCATTGGTTCTTCGGTAACCATTTTCTTCATCGGAAGTTCTTTGTACTTGAACGCACCGAAATACTGATCAACTAATTTTATCGTTTTATCATAATCCAGATCTCCTACCAATACTACAGCCATGTTATTAGGCACATAATACGTATCAAAATACTTATGGATCGCTTCCATAGAAGGGCTCTTCAAATGCTCTGAAGTCCCTATTGTTGTCTGCTGCCCATTCGGGTGTTTTGGGAAAAGAGCCTGCATCAAAGAATAGAATACAAGACGGCTGTCATTATCCTGCGCTCTGTTGTATTCTTCATATACGGCCTCAAGCTCTGTATGGAAAAGACGTAATACCAGTTCTGAAAAACGTTCTTTTTCTACTTTCAGCCATTTCTCTAATTCGTTGGAAGGGATATTGTTTTTATAAACCGTTTCATCCAGTGATGTGTGGGCATTCGTTCCTGTAGCACCCAGTGAAGAAATGGCTTTATCATATTCATTAGCAATGGCATATTTAGAGGCTTCCTGAGAAACTTCATCAATCTTTTTATAAAGTTCTTTCTTTTTTTCCGGATCTTTTTCTGCTTTATGCTGCTCGTAAAGATCAGAAATCTGTTTTAATAAGATTTTTTCTTTTTCCCAGTCCTGAGTGCCCAGATGCGAAGTTCCTTTGAAAACCATGTGTTCCAGGTAGTGAGCTAATCCGGTGTTATCACTTGGGTCATTATTGGATCCTGTTCTTACCGGAATATAAGTCTGAATTCTTGGCGCATCTTCATTTTTTGCCAGATACACCTTCAACCCGTTTTTCAGTGTATACACCCGTACTCCGGTCTGGTCATTCTTTACAGTTTCATAAGTATACCCTTGAGCATCGGTCAGCTTTTGGGTCTCGAATTTCTGTGCCATTGCACTTATCATGCAGAAAAGCGAAACAGAAATAAAAAACTTTTTCATAGTAGTTATTTAATAATTATTTTTCAATCCAAATTTCCAGATATTAGTCTTACTTATACAGACACTTGTTACAAAAGAATCCTTACACATGAAAATTATAAACTTTAAGAGACCCTTTAAAGATAATTTTTCATTTGATTAGTTCAGGATTCCTTCCCAATGGAAAAAAGGGAAAAAATAAAATCCGGTGTATTACGATTCCGGAGATGTATTGATCATACGGCCTCTATTTCACGGCAATAGCTCCCTCCTATTTAATATGATTTACATATAATGTATTTTCACTATTTTAGCCACCTGATTATAAGAATCAAAAAACAGGTGAAGATTTTCACCCGTAATCTAAAAAAATGAACATTATTTAGATGAAAAAACAAGACCTGCCTCAAGACGAAAGTAACCTGAAATCCGCGAACATGACTGAAGTTCTGTATGTAACGGATGAGAATGACAATTACACGACAGCAAACAGTACAGGCTGGGATGCCAAGAAAGCTGCTCTGGATGAATCTATGGAACTTATTTATGAGAGAATTGAGGAAGCAAAACAAAATGTGGCCAACAATACAGCAAGTCCAATTGCTTATTTTATGGAACTGAACAAAATGGATCTGGGGGTCCTTGCTTCTTATGTAGGAATGTGGCAATGGAGGGTGAAAAGACATTTTAAACCCAAAGTATTCAAAACACTAAGCGAAAATGCACTGAAAAAATATGCCGATGCATTCGGTATTTCAGTGGATGAATTAAAAAACTTCAACGGAAAATAATGAAACGGGAATGCCCGATTCATCTGACCAGCGAAAAGATACAATCAGCGAATGAAATTAAACTTTGAACACCATCAGACTGCGCATTGCGAAAACGGTGTTGCTTCTAATCTACTGCTAAACAAAGGACTGAAACTGAGCGAACCCATGATCTTCGGGATCGGTTCCGGACTGTTTTTCGTCTATCTTCCTTTTTTAAAGGTGAATTTTGCCCCGGGCTTCAGCTATCGTCCGATGCCGGGTGCTATTTTCAGTAAAGCAGCTAAAAGATTAGGAATTAAAATCAAAAGAGAAAAATTCTCCAATCCTGAAGATGCCCAAAAAGCTCTTGA of the Chryseobacterium aureum genome contains:
- a CDS encoding MMPL family transporter encodes the protein MHRFFIFLYYLISKNKILSVLTALGIAALCLFFASKINFEEDINQIIPKNEKSDLTAKVLKQLNFSDKIIVIIENKSGGDSFQLSETADTFLKKIEPLQKYIGSVQGKVNDSEISETFDFVSRNLPLFLNENDYREIDRKLHKDSIARQVEDNYISLVSPTSLVTKEFIKKDPLGLTFLGIKKLNALNISKDFKLEDSYIVTKDGKNLLLFIDPKNKSNDTKANEAFVDQLNSIKDGINRQLKGKTEISYFGSPVIAVANAKQIKKDIQNTVVISMTVLLILLVYYFRNVFTPVIVFLPTVFSVLLALLILYFIKDKISAISLSVGAILIGITIDYALHILTHYKHNNNIEELYKEITQPIVLSSATTAVSFLCLVFVRSEALKDLGLFAAITVILSSVSALIIVPQLYKPKEKGEHPNTNFIDKIGSYPYEKNKPLIIGCSVIILACLFGFRHVGFNEDIGDLNYIPKELKISEAKLQKLSDITSKSIYTISYGDSEEQALSRNSALSSFLEKEKKEGKILSYNSIGSIVLSEKDQQKRIEKWNSFWDDTKKKQTLSELISNGNKFGFNSSAFDNFNEVLSKHYSSLTLKEYEKVKALQISEFMNNENGFYTVSNVVKVDENKRDAFIKDIEKKHDAIAIDRQQMNENFLGLLKRDFNTLINYSLLAIILTIIVFFRNFELTVLTMFPIVLTGVVTAGILYFLGLELNIFSTVVCTLVFGVGDDFSIFLTQAMQKEHTTGKNELPTYRTSIILAVFTTILSIGSLIFAKHPALHSLALVALIGMFSVIIITSTLYPFWFRLFITNRAKKGLSPITLRLFLNSVLSFLYYGLGGLLFSAFGSFFVKNSQGKTLNMIKLILARFLTSVLYSNPFVKKKVIKNTNEDFSKPAVIIANHTSFLDTLAIAMTTHKIIYLVNDWVYDSPVFGKLVRALGFYPVSQGIENGMDQLKEKIAQGYSLVVFPEAERSYTNDVKRFHKGAFYLAEQFDLDILPLYIHGNSEVLPKGDFIIYDGSITVKVGNRIRKDDMSFGKNYSERTKKINAYFREEFAKMRAEIEDENYFKNTLFLSYLYKDGDVVKEVKEDFNANKSVYFELNKHIPNDAVILHMADDFGQKDALLTLYQASRKVFSLIKNDEKRAAATHNYLVKRRKIHYIQDLSEVNKKIDVLLVSDNHFTMNDMHVFPEKIIFVNTKNDLSENDNYTLEFSSESLKVFKTK
- a CDS encoding dialkylrecorsinol condensing enzyme DarA, which gives rise to MKKNILVIYYSQTGQLEDIVRNIAKPFEARKDAYDITYYNIRLKEDFPFPWPGDVFFNTFPESYLQIPKEILPPSEEILNKKYDLILFGYQVWYLTPSIPIISFLKSDYASRILKDTPVVTISGTRNMWMLSQEKLKVYLRDLQAPLVGNIALVDRHDNYTSVLTILRWLTTGQKEKSGLLPAAGVSDEEISGSVKYGEIIERHFKNNDLNNLQPDLVKNGAIEIRAFLVRVEKVGNKIFTVWSNLIIRKKEKRPLLIKFFKVYLMAAIWIISPVVLVLHLLTTPIFWFKRQKQKRYLQGINLK
- a CDS encoding beta-ketoacyl-ACP synthase III; the encoded protein is MYDVFITKASKYLPNEPVANDEMETYLGLINDAPSKAKSLILRNNKITTRYYALDKEGNPTHSNAQLTAKAIEGLFDDHFKKEDMRLLSVGTTSPDQIQPSHASMVHGELNIGKSIEINTSTGLCNSGMNALNYGFLSVKAGVQENAVCAGSERMSAWMTADKFNHEAENLKLLEERPIIAFKREFLRWMLSDGAGAFLLENKPRENSTSLKVEFIDFYSYAHEIEACMYAGCDKLEDGSLKSWADYPSDEWLKQSIFAIKQDTKILDKYILVKGAESLRSSFDKHNLDPEKIDHVLAHISSGYFKDGLKEEFAKKGMDFPAEKWFYNLSEVGNIGAGSIFIALEELMNSGKLKKGEKVLLCVPESGRFAYSCALLTVC
- a CDS encoding ABC transporter permease produces the protein MEIKEENIINIHNFLPHREPMLMADYILELTKERVVTSFEIKEDNIFVHNNEFAAAGLIENLAQTCSSILGQSFFENPEADTKVIGFITNIKKIEIFALPKVHDKIISKASLISQFENICHIFCETFHHDELLIRAEINLFIQEVKS
- a CDS encoding M16 family metallopeptidase — protein: MKKFFISVSLFCMISAMAQKFETQKLTDAQGYTYETVKNDQTGVRVYTLKNGLKVYLAKNEDAPRIQTYIPVRTGSNNDPSDNTGLAHYLEHMVFKGTSHLGTQDWEKEKILLKQISDLYEQHKAEKDPEKKKELYKKIDEVSQEASKYAIANEYDKAISSLGATGTNAHTSLDETVYKNNIPSNELEKWLKVEKERFSELVLRLFHTELEAVYEEYNRAQDNDSRLVFYSLMQALFPKHPNGQQTTIGTSEHLKSPSMEAIHKYFDTYYVPNNMAVVLVGDLDYDKTIKLVDQYFGAFKYKELPMKKMVTEEPMTSIVTRTVKSPTTPRMTIAWRTDSYGTQEARLADIVSEILSNRGDAGLIDLNINQKQKTLGAGAYESPYKMYGTFGLVVTPKEGQSFDEAKKLLMDQLDLVKKGQFPDWMLKAIVNDKKVQRMKSWETADGLATELYDSYINVRTWEQELDEINQYDKITKADVVKFANNFFKDNYVVIYKEKGVNDKLVRVQNPGITPIKLNREAQSPFLKDILNTKVPEIKPEFIDFKTAIQTSKIKDKTVSFVKNKYNEIAQISYVFPFGTDNDKELSVAGTLFEYLGTDKYTPEQLKEEFFKLGISYSLRTSNDQMIITLSGLESNMKKGVELMNHWMTNVKADKAIYAQTVKTILESRAAAKKDKVRIMAALSNYAKYGKNSRMTDIVSKERLESIDAVELMKKVKTLNQYPYQVLLYGQDQSGLEKAVKPFITNTSLQPAQAKEYAEPVTEGKVYFTNYDMVQMEMSKVAKANTVNLGNFGKTNVFNEYFGRGLSSIVFQEIRESKSLAYTAYVSYANASEKGKANYVTNYIGTQANKLPLAVNAMNDLMVSLPQIPAQFENARGSALKQIASNRINRTNIFFNQLALKKLGVDYDLRKDVYAEIQGLTLPQLTTFYNTEVKPVKYNTAIIGKKENLNMESINKMGEFQEVSLEEIFGY